The sequence below is a genomic window from Mytilus edulis chromosome 2, xbMytEdul2.2, whole genome shotgun sequence.
ggtattcatgtgaacttcaagttaacccctagctagagattgacaacgcatgcagtgtacgtgtactggttatttaaagaaacagaatgtcaacaatgaaagtgaaactacggtaaatcatttgattactaattcgatgcacataaaagcattcttatatggttaaaaacaatgagaaacatctatttttaatctataaaataaaatcaaacagacctataaaaatgcaattgcacgtgttggtttaatctattcgtatctttatttttgtttacatcgcttatatggtcatctgaggtcaaatcgatagttaattagatggcgtctggactaaaatacacacgaaacgaacctatatattatctaccccatgctctgtaaactgtttattttagacttttgatagtttggataaatgttttacattgttataaaccaaatatgagaatttgagtcaaatcggttacaatgaatttgacagctagtgcccctttaagcaatcaacaatcaatcttTCTCAGTTTCAATTTACCGAAtccatttaaatggtttttttttaaaccaaaaattGGTTCCTTTTATCagtaataacaataataaaaaagaatgaaCAAAAAGGACTTGTTAAATGCTTCAACTAGTTTATTTTCTATTCAAATGATGCACCATATAAAGCAGACAGTACACATTTATCATAGATTTtctaatgtgcctgtcccatctTTGAACATTGACACTGACCTCCGTATGGATTGATTTTTGTAATCTCGGGGCAGCATAAACACATATATGCTAGCGGCGATTCAATGTGCAGATTTCCACAATCTGAGAATACCATCTTGTTGTTTACAGATATAAtactaaaacataaaaaaagattatTAATAATACATTCACAatcgatattaaaaaaaatatcaaaacaaatatgagaaatctcatttattcagatataaaattaattagaccGAAACAATTGTAGAAATTGAGGATTACAATGAACAACTAGATTTTtgtgataaaaatgaaaaaaggagAATTCAACAGTGAAAATACATTTCCAATGATGAAAGTACGAATCTTGTTGAATTGACAGAGGTTTTCACGGGACTTTTGAATTGTTGGAAGAATTGTTAAAGAATCGATTTAATACCTGTATTCAACAAAATTAGCCTATAGACCATTTCAGTAATCGTATATAATCGAAGCTGTTACACTCATCAACGATATCGGATTATATAATGTAACAGTTATAATTGTATATGCCATTACGCAAAACATGTGTTTCGTCAATTTTAACTAATATTTCATTGAAAGAAGatgttgaaaatgaaagaaagaGATGTAATGTACCGTTAATGAATGCAGAGGTGTAGAATTTGATTCCTTTTCTCTGTGTGCAGCAAAACTTTGACAATAATACTTACTCTCCACATATCTTAAGATAGTTGCATGATCTCCCGTTATCCATACCATAAACTATTCGAGGTACTGCTCCGTTGTCACAAGGGGACAGTGGAGTGATTGTCCTTTTGAACCGTCTTCCTGAAATTATTGCAGGcctttgtaaaataataaaatctttcacatttgctatgcatttttaataattgattgTGAGTCTTATATATGCACATGGTTGTGAATAAATATTTCTTATTGACTTAAGCAAAATAGAGAAAATGAAAATACGTTTGGAAAAAGTTAAATCAAGTGTGATAATATCTTGTTTCATGGATAATAGAAATAAGAAATTcaaaatatggtatgattaccaataagacaactctccatcctagaccaaatgacgtagaagttaacaattatagataATCGTATGGTCATAAACAACGTGTAAcattttaataacatttgatTGTGTCAATTGGAGTGGGCttctcctttttagctcacctggcccgaagggccaagtgagcttttctcatcactttgggtccggcgtccgtcgtcgttaacttttacaaaaatcttctactctgaaactactgggccaaatctaaccaaacttggccacaatcatcattggggtatctagtttaaaaaatgtgtccggtgacccggccaaccaaccaagatagccgccatggctaaaaaaagaacataggggtaaaatgcagtttttggcttataactaaaaaatcaaagcatttaaagcaaatctgtcatggggggtaaaattgtttatcaggtcaagatctatcagcctgaaattttcagatgaatcggactacccgttgttgggttgctgcccctaaattggtaattttaaggaaattttaccgttttttgttattatcttgaatattattatagatagagataaactgtaaacagcaataatgttcagcaaagtaagatttacaaataagtcaactcgaccgaaatggtcagttgacccctttatgagttattgccctttatagtcaatttttaaccatttttaataaatcttagtaatcttttacaaaaatcttctcctctgaaactactgggccaaattaatccaaacttggccacaatcatcattggggtatctagtttaaaaaatgtgtggcgtgaccctgccaaccaaccaagattgccgccatggctaaaaataggacaaaggggtaaaatgtagattttggcttatatctctgaaaccaaagcatttagagcaaatctgacaggaataaattgtttatcaggtcaagatctatctgccctgaaattttcagacaaaacagacaacctgttgttgcgTTGCtaccccagaattagtaattttaaggtaattttgcaatttttggttattatcttgaatattataatagatagagataaactgtaaacagcaataattttcagcaaagtaagatctacaaataagtcaaatcagcaaaattgtcagtttaccccttaaggagttattgccctttatagacatttttaaacaattttcataattttttgtattttttggtaaattttaagaatatatttccccctgtaattactgggccattatagataattgtagcaagaacaatgtccagtaaagtaagatctacaaacacatcctgatcaccaaaacacaattttgtcatgaatttatctgtgtccattgtttaatatgcaaataGACCAAggcgagcgacacaggctcttgagagtctctagTCTAATTAACTTTCGAGTTCGgtatattatacttttaaaaaatttagCAAAACCCCCGCATGGTAAAGGAATGTAAAAATGTGAAACCATGCAAACACGAAAACTGACGGCACAATTTATGCAAAAAACAATACACGAAAAAAACTAATATAATATATTAGAGAAACCAGCACTGATTCTTGTTATTAGATTTGTTAGCCACGAtcagaaatacaaaaaataaggaAAGCGCGATAACTTACACATCTTGTTTCAAGGATTTGTGAGGTTGAAATATATGATAGTCTATAGTTTAACATATTATCAGAAGTATTTAAGAAAGTTGATATTAACCTCCAatacttatgtcattatattGACGTGCCAATTAAATTTTATCAGTTACATTGTGATATAAACATACCAGAAGTATTGGTTATATTGAGTACTACAGCGTCAGTTGGTATATTCTTTTCCATGTAAAGAGGGTATTCAAAGCTTTCATAAAATTTCCTTAAGTCCTCCCCAAGTGAAACAGTGTTTGCTACTTCTTCGCCGTCAACATAATACATCTCTCTTATCACTGTAGCATTTATGCTTGATATACTATTTGTGCCTTTGTTCTGAAACAAAAAAACTCTTTATCAGTTGATTGGAATTTATTAACAACAAGagtgtgtccatagtacacgactgccccactcgcactatcattttctatgttcagtggaccgtaaaattggggtcaaaacttttaattggaattaaaattagaaagatcatatcatagagaacatgtgtactaagttttaagttgatgtaactttaacttcatcaaaaactaccttgaccaaaaactttaacctgaacttcgcactatcattttctatgttcagtggaacatgaaattggggtcaaaactataatttggcattaaaattagaaagatcatatcatggggaacaaatgtactaagtttcaagttgattggacttcaacttcttcaaaaactaccttgaccaaaaactttaacctgaagcggatggacgaacggaggcacagaccagaaaacataatgcccctctactatcgtaggtggggcataaaaaatattatatcagctgaataaaaaagaaaatgttagaGATGTGGTGGTCCCCGCCAATAAACGTACTCTACTGAAAAGCATTTATTATACATCAATGTGGTAATAAGAAAACAGACCGCAGACACTATCAAATGAAACATTTCTAATTTCAAACGACACATCGGCTTTTTTTTCATGACAAAGAATACACAAGACAATTTCAaccaactttttacttgttttgcttaataaatattttgatatgagcgtcactgatgagtcttatgtagacgaaacgcgcgtctggcgtactaaattataatcctggtacctttgataactatcaacatATAGGAAGGTAACATGCAATAACTTTAAGCGAAAGAAAGCAATATGAacattttaaagacaaaaattGGTCGTGTATTCCTATGTCATAAGGATAAGCAGATATTGTTTTACAAGTGTCATTCCTCGTCTACATGATTCCCAGTTTAAACAATGTGATAATTCGGCAACAGTTATTTCATAAACTAGAAGAGAGGAGGGGATTGTGACAAAATGCCGGACATATCCGGAGTCATATCAGTAGCATGAAATTTTCGCAACGCTGTACAAAGTAATGACTTTCGAAGAGAGCACTTTAGCTTTACCATTTAGAACCATTGTAAGAATCAACAATCTATCAGGTGAATTATGTTAGGGAACTCTTGAATATATAAGGTCCTAGGAAATGTACCCGTAAGACACCATGCTCACTAGCATTATCACACTCCAATACAAGTACGATATTTctgtgcttgtatttcctatcatgaacttcttgatagagggttgctgctcacaacgAAGCTACttaaccaagagttcaaaattgtgaagttgaaatcatcccttcgtaaattttacgggcgccatcacgagttggttgaccgttatagaataactgttttacagatgatatcggatatgttccttacgttgtaactacaacccccttccctttcatgaatgtgacctaccgaattacacTATTTatcttatttgttataaaatgggcaacacgacaggtgccataCGTGGAGCAgattctgcttacccttcccgGGAGCATCtcagatcaccccaagtttttggtggagttcgtgttgcttattctttagttttatatggtgtgtcatgtgtacttttgtttgtctgtttgtctttttcatttttagacatggcgttgtcagtttatttcgatttatgagtttgactgtccctctggtatcttttgtccttcTTTTTCAATCTTTCAGTGAACTGTCAGAAATTGCTCAAAACCTCATATTTGGCATACATATTGAACGGTTCACCTAATAATGAACTAGGGAACTAGGTTTCGAGTTAATATGATCACAGactaacttaactttactttaaccTGCCAAAGAACTGATGGAAAGACGCAACAAACTGGAAAAcacaatgcccctctactatctgtCGTACGCGAGACATAACTAGGAGTGTTGCTATTCAATATTTTAAGCAAAATACTTCTTTTGTATTCAGATATACGTTTTGCTTTATATTCCATTGTAATTAAATTGTCGTAACATCCATTAACATATGAAAATACATTACTCGATACATTTgtgtttttgaatttttcgaaaaactaaggattttcttgtccaaggaaaagattaccttagccgtatttggcacaactttttggaattttggatcctcaatgctcttcaactttgttcttgtttggctttataactattttgatatgagcgtcactgatgagtcttatgtagacgaaacgcgcgtttggcgtactaacttataatcctggtaataTTTGAACAATCAAGAGTTTGATCATTTCAATTTCTTTGCTGACTGAATATACTTCGTAATTTATACTTTGCAGCTAATATTTGATTGTTCATCAAATCTCAGCTCCTTatcatttatttacatttgtttaatATGTGTCTTCTTATCTTGATTCGGAGCTGAAACAGTTTACCTTTCTGGAGCAACTCCGAACCAAATTCCGGTTTTGATTAGATTAGtactaggattttttttttatttctgtgtaACGTTTTCGGGGTTGTTTGCGGTTTTTATTTCTATTAGCTATGGTGTTGTCTGTAAATCTTTGCATACTAGAATTTGATGTTTTCTTTGTCCTTTTCATTATATTCATAATAATATCCATGTTAAAATGAGTCTAATGCATACCCAGCTGTGTACAAATGACTCTGTAACTTTGCCAGCATCAGAGGAAGTCTTTCTATCAATATCCCTCAGTCTACATTGACGTAAAGATGGAAGACATCGTATTTGCTTTCCCtttaattaaaagataaatttagCGTTATGTAATATATGCGGAATACAGTACTCATTCTCATCtcattatgttttaaaatatagaTAACCATCTGATCATCGGATATTAAGTGTTAAACAACAATGATATATATCTGGCATCTTATTTTATCCTACCAATTAAATGTTATTCTTCAGATTTTCAATTTCGTGtgttttcatatttattgttCGATGATATGTCTGACCTACCCAATTTTCATTACAAACCTTTTGGAAATCTTGCATGAGGTATGATTCAAGAACATCGTTATGTGCTGGAGTATGAATTTTAACTATATTCTTTCCTAGATTAGTTTCTATATTTTCAACAAATCTGGCTTTCCCTTCACTGATCTGGTAATCAAATTTctgcaaacaaaaattatattaaaataaaaaatttgtctCAACATAAGATCtgtcattttgaatatttacattGCAATGCTAATAGTAAAATCAAAATCGCAGAGAGTacacttgagaaaaaaaaagtttcagaAAACGCAATTGTAACGCCAACCCcacgacaaaaaaaatcaatggttATCCTCGGTTTTTTTTATCGCAAAGGTTTGTccgtttgttttcgacttatgagtatGAAAGTCCCGTTGGTTTCTTTCTCTCTCCAATTATAATCGCTTTAGAAAagaaatttttttatgaaatctttgaAATACGTCATTcatgtcaatagttatcaaaagtaccaggattataaaattgatattccAGACGCGCATTTCGACGGCATacgactcattagtgacgctcagttaaaaaaaataagagagCCAAACGAGTataaagtttaagagcattgaacaagaaagttgtgccaaatacggctaaggtaatctatgccttggaaaataaaatccttattatttcgattaattcatatttttgcaaacaatttatttataaaaatgaccatatagcCACCATGTATACATTAATCTGAAACTTTTGTGATGCAAAATACAACGAACGAAAAAGTTCctcaaatattttatgaaatgtaGCAAATCTAAATCATGTTCAATTATTCTATCAAAAACATTAATTCGCAAAAGAATGAAAAAATCTAGGTACGTTTCAAAATGCAGACATTGAAGTAAAGTTATACTACATGTCATGTGATGGTAATGTtcggggtggggggggggggggatattcaGTCTGAATGAGATTTAAAGTTTCCATATCATTTCAAAGTATTTTAGTGAATTGCTGATTATATAtggattaaaacattttttaactaTAAAGTGCGTGAAGGAATATTTATGTTAATTTcggatttttaaaataaattaattaaggCTACAGATGCATACTATGTAATTGCACCGATTGGTCAGTTGAGCCAGAAAAATAATCAATAGTTTTAATTACTGGTGAATATATCTGTGACATATGTGTGTTACATTATACAGTTACATACCAAATCAAATGCTGTAACAAATGACACCAACAACATCACACATATCTTCATACTAAACATTGTTATGTTCAGTTCAATCTTTACCTAAAATACTCTATAAAAGAAATAAACGAATTGATTTATGAAAAACAGTGCGTAAACATATTTTCATGTCATAAAATCATGTTGTAAGTTCATTTAAACTAAGATTGCAATCCCTCCGTCAAAGCTAATCCAAGAGGACCATGCAGTCCTGTTCTCTTGTGGACAATTAATTTGCCTTGGTTGCAAGACCAAGTGATTTATGTAGTTCACATCTCAAATAAATCTTATCAAGGCTATTTTAATAACATAGTGCGAGCTGACTCAAactagacagcaacccaacaatataaaaaagacataTTCAGTCATCAGAAAGTTTCAAACAATAGACCAATGTCTAAACAATTTGCCAATCGCAAAATCAACCCCATCAAGTTATGAACTTGTTTTAATAACTAAgaatttttgattaaaaaaaaataataaactgcatttaaatttatatttttcatgctattttgaacagatatatcatgttaaggagaggtatttgcgaaaaataccagtcgagagaatgttaaatttcacgagccgtaaggcgagggaaattcattctcaagactggtatttttcgcaaatacccctcaataacatgatatatctgtttaattacaccgaatgttaatgtactaaaacgcattgatgatcgtggcgttacaagcgtccagtcggatagagtattttttggcaaataccacggcagagagggtaaaaaaagcatatccttttagcaaataccccggcggcgttaaaaatgaacgatattcatttgataacagtaaattggtgaaaaatacactggctattaaccaatcaaaaccccggattcttacataaggtgtaattactGCAAGTATTGGTTTCTGTTagtatgttttcatttttgtaaaatcTTAATTAAACTATAATTCTTTAAAATCAGAAATATTATTCACCTTTTAATACTCTAATATCAGTTCTCCCTTGCTTAACTAATCGATAAAAGAAAACAATCAATGATATAATTTTTGTCACTTACCTTAAAGAATTGTCGACTTTGTCTATTAAATTTGGGTCTGCAACTGTATTTATACTGCGGTAAAGGACTCCTACACACGTAGTTGCTGGATTTTCCCACCAAATGCTGAAAAGTTCTCAAAGTATACAAAGAATTTTGATAACTTAATTGGTTCGGAGAAATATCGAAATCGAATTTCCTATGTGAACATTTTGGGGGCGATATAATTTAATAATATCTTAAGTATTGTTTTAAGTATACACATCCTGACGTTTCATTACTTTTTCGAAGAAATCGCATGATTGTCAATATGTTGTCCCAGTTTAAGATCTTTTCAAATCTGTAATACGCCTGTAATGTTTTCATAAGCACTACATGAAATTTTACGTTAACAAACTAAATTTCCAGTTGAAAATTTGAGGtctgatttaaaaacaaaaccaaaattgtTGTACATCAGAACTTGTAGAACAATtactagtattttttttgtaattgcaaTATGTTGAGGGTCTTATTCAAATACTAGTATATCGTTTAAATAATGTGTTTTAAATTAAAaggttttaaaactgtttatttttgATCGCTTATTGTAACAAAACGCTTATTTTCAACACAAACAATCTGATATCAGATATGATCCTTGTGTCATAACTACAATCAATGAATCCCTttctcttttcacgaatgtgacataccgaattagactatttaccggatttgtattaacatgagcaacacgcaagtaccacatgtggagcaggatatgcttacccttccggagcacatgatatTATCCCCACTATTTGATGGGGGTTCGtgatgcttattctttagttgaCAGTTTAGTttagatctatgagtttgactgtcgctttggtatctttcgcccctcttctacTGATATGTATTAACTATAATTATCAAGTGATTTAACTTAGATCTTTATTGTCATTAATCTAACACAATCTGTAATCTAATGTTTGAAATGGGGCGGCGGTTTTGAAGCGGAGAAAAAAGATCAAGgtaagttcaagtatcaaaagAACTGTTAGTACCAAACAATGTATTGCACGAAAGGAATCGACCATTACTATTAACAACAAGCAATGCAGACGTTGGCAGTGCTCTGGTATCTCAATACCgctccctagttttccgtgttgcagatttcgAGGCTCCATATGCAAGTCTCCGGTTAAAAAACTATTTTTGCCGATTATTTTCAGtatgatttataaataaatgaattcctatcatagaaatcaacaaaatgaTAGCTTCttctttaagaatattttttcatCGAAATTTAATGTGTTGCTCGAGTTGTCAGATTTTGTTCATCAAGAGGTAGAGGcatttattaaaaacaatgatTTTGCATATATTTGGGCTTTGATCTGATACTGTGTAATTCAAACGCCGCCACCTACTACTTTGTGATGATGGTAAATAACAAACTTCCAGCATTTCATTTTGTCCGTTTCTTAAGTCTTATAATAAGTCTTGTGcttttaaatttaagaaaaagaCTCAAAGTATTTTGTATACCTGTACataatttgttttactttaaacTGTTGGTAGCTTCGGCAAATCTTATATGGAGGTCTCCTCTAAGATTTTGCTCCATATTTAAGTGTATTGAGTCATAGTCGTGACTTTTTACAGACCATTACAATGAGTGTAAGGAAAACAAATCATGTTCAGTTACGAAACAAATTACTTTGAGTCTTTCTTTATTGTTTCTCAAATTAGAAAGCACGCAACTTATCAGACTAAAACACGGGCAAAATGAGATACCATAAGTTTGTAATTTGTCGTCATAACAAATTAGGCCAGTTTCAATTACAAAGTATCCGATAAAAAAGCACGCATTTGGCGTTTCTCTCGACAAACAAGACAGAACAGGGATACACCGTGTATGATCTCATGACACGTTCACACGTAATTCAAATCGAATCGATTTCGTTAATCGCGTTCAAACACTCctcttttctttttaattcaaaTCGAATTCGAAATAgctaattcgcattagaaatgtgttttctttAATTGGAATCAGTTAATTCGCAATAATTCCAATTGAACGGTGGTATGGACACTTACTGATGTGTGAATcgatttaaattaaaatcaattaattaattaaaagtcGTTAGGACAGTAAAGCGATTTGTACGCTCATTTCAATTTGTATTAGAATTTACGTTACctaggacgtaaaacgtttccAATGCGAATTGaactaattcaaattagtaaATGCGAATCGAATTTGAATAACGTGTGAACGCAGTATTAGTCTATTAAAAGAAGACGGGAAGTCTACAGTAATCGTAATATTTTCCCAAACAAGCAGATTTCATTCAATCAAAGACCATGTCGAAAAAAACTCCTCAAATTTGACATTGTTATTTATGTACCTGCAAAACTTACCATCTTTTGAACGTATTTCGAAGGGATATAAAAAATGGGCTTATAATTGGGTACGCATTCGTCTACAAACGAAATTTCAGTTACTATCGACTTATTATTTTTTGAATGTCAAATGGAACAAAATACCaatttgaaaagcattgaaaACCACAGATTCCGAAACGTTTTATCAAAAACGGCTAAGGCCATGGAttctttcagttaaaaaaatctaaatttttctaatattttacattCTATCAGCAGTAAAACCTACGAGGAATGAACGCATCGatgttatttcatgtcaaaagcA
It includes:
- the LOC139510643 gene encoding uncharacterized protein, which translates into the protein MFSMKICVMLLVSFVTAFDLKFDYQISEGKARFVENIETNLGKNIVKIHTPAHNDVLESYLMQDFQKGKQIRCLPSLRQCRLRDIDRKTSSDAGKVTESFVHSWNKGTNSISSINATVIREMYYVDGEEVANTVSLGEDLRKFYESFEYPLYMEKNIPTDAVVLNITNTSGRRFKRTITPLSPCDNGAVPRIVYGMDNGRSCNYLKICGDIISVNNKMVFSDCGNLHIESPLAYMCLCCPEITKINPYGGQCQCSKMGQAH